GCAGAGCCAGGGAACGAGAATTAACCCATCTACCCTCGTCCCTAGGCTGGCTAGGCTGGAGTGGAGGCGGAGCCTCCTGGGGGCATTCCCCGGCGGAGCCAGGGAACGAGAAAAATGAGCTACAAACGAGAAATCTTTCTCTATCGGGGGAGTGAAGAAACCTAGGGAAATTATTTATATCCTGAACCCATAAGCTGTGGCTTTTACCAACAAATTTGGCTGTTAGCTCGATCTTGAGCCAATTTAACAGAATTACTGTAGGAAATATTTATGGAAGAAGTAACCAATATCGGGAAAAAGCCAAACCAACCTGATAGTAAAGAAGTGGAAAATTGGGCTTCGTTAATCGGTGGTGGGGCTTTGGTTCTTCTCGGCTTAAAAGAACGTTCTTTGCGCGGAGTTTTGATGACTTTGGCGGGAGGAGGTTTAGTTTATCACGGAATGCCAAAAGAAAATCTAGGCGACAAAGCCCAAGCCGCATTAGGACTGAATCAAACTATCAAAGCTGAGAAAACTGTCACGATTAATAAGCCAGTGGCAGAGTTATATAACTATTGGCACAACTTTGAAAACTTGCCGACATTTATGGAGCATCTTCAGTCGGTGACAGTGCAGGATGAAAAGCGTTCCCATTGGGTAGCAAAAGCGCCTTTGGATACAAAAATTGAATGGGACGCAGAAATAATTAAAGATGAGCCAAATCATTTAATTGCTTGGGCTTCTGTAGACAATGCCGACATAGAAAATTCCGGTTTTGTTCGGTTTCAACCTGCGCCTGCGGGACGAGGTACACAAGTGAAAGTGGCAATTGAATATAATCCGCCGGGAGGAATTGTAACTGACGCGCTGGCGAAACTTTTTGGTGAGTCGCCGGAACAAAGAGTCGGTAACGAATTAAGTCGTTTTAAGCAGTTAATGGAAGCAGGAGAAATTGCAACGATCGCAGGTCAACCTCAAGGAAGTTAATTAGTTTTTGGTATGGGAAATTTAGCGAAATTTTCAGTTAAAAAGTTCAAAATATTAACAATTTTTGCAATAATGTTTTTGGGCTTGACTATTTGTGTATTTAGTGCTAGCAATAACAGTTGTGCGGCTTGGGCAGCACCTTTAACTCCGGAAGCTGAGTCTTACCAAGTTGATAAGAGTCCGGAAAAGGTACGGGTGAATTTAGATGCTGCTAAAAATGAGGGAAAAGAGTTAGCAGCAGGTGCAAAGGAAAAGGCTGAAGCTACGTTAGATACGATGCAAGAAAAACTCGATTTCTCAGATAAAAATAAGGAAAACGTTCAAGATAAGCCTGTTTTGGTGCAAGACAAGAAAAGATGATTGTAGTTTCAATATCTCTTGCTGGAAGAAATTCCTAGCCACTCTTAAAAATTTTTGGTAATGGATGAACTAGCTAAAATGAGGCGAGTAAGTAAAACTTTTTAGTCGAATTTTGATTGATAGAAAAGTATGATTAAAAGCAAAAAACAAGCAAAATTTTTAAAATCAATTGCGATTGTCTTGGTAGCAATGTTGGGAATAATTGCGACGAATTTAACGATAAATATTCAACCAGCGCAAGCAGAAATAGGAAATAATTTTCTCGCTTACAACATCAATAAAGAAATTGACCAGCAAAGAAAGGAAGAAACAGAAAAGCGTTACGGGGAAGATGCAGGAAAAGTAGTTAATCAAGCGAGACAACATAACCAAGAAGATTCTAACTCGGCGCTAAAAATCAAACCGGAAGATTCTTTACCGGAAAAAGCAAGCAAATTTTTCAACCAAGTGAAAGATAAAGGTTTGGTAGACAAAGAAACTCAATCCTAGAAAAATATTAGCGGAGAAAATTAACTAATGAAAGCAGTTTGTTGGCACGGTGCAAAAGATGTTCGAGTAGATAATGTCCCAGAACCGAAAATTTTGAACCCTCGCGATGCAATAATTAAGATTACTTCGACAGCGATTTGTGGTTCAGATTTGCACTTGTATGATGGCTTTATTCCGACAATGGAATCTGGTGATATCCTCGGTCACGAATTCATGGGTGAAGTCGTCGAAGTGGGTTCCGGAGTGAGTAACTTAAAAAATGGCGATCGCGTCGTGATTCCGTTTACAATTTCTTGTGGAAATTGTTTCTTTTGTAACCGAGATTTATGGTCATTATGTGATAATTCTAACCCGAATGCTTGGATGGCAGAAAAATTCTACGGTCATTCACCATCAGGATTATTTGGTTACTCACATTTACTCGGTGGCTATGCTGGAGGACAAGCAGAATATGCGCGAGTTCCCTTCGCTGACGTAGGACCTTTAAAAGTACCTGATGGACTCACCGACGAACAAGTTCTGTTCCTCACAGATATCTTTCCTACAGGTTATATGGCGGCAGAAAATTGTAATATTCAACCAGGTGATACTGTCGCAATTTGGGGTTGTGGACCTGTAGGACAATTTGCAATTCGTAGCGCTTATATGTTATGAGCAGAAAAGGTAATCGCTATTGATAGGATACCGGAAAGATTAGCCTTAGCAAAAGCAGCAAATGCAGAAGTCCTCAACTACGAAGAAATTGACGTAGGGGAAGCAGTTAAAGAAATGACTGGAGGAAGAGGACCCGACGCTTGTATTGACGCAGTGGGAATGGAAGCCCACGGAACCGATGCAATGGCATTGTACGATAAAGTTAAGCAAGCAGTGCGCTTAGAAACCGGACGAGCGTTAGTATTAAGACAGGCGATGGCTACGCCGACCTTGCGGTACGCGGCTTGTCGCAAAGGTGGTACAGTTTCGGTTCCTGGTGTTTATGGTGGCTTTATTGATAAAATGCCGATGGGTGCAGTGGTGAATAAAGGTTTGACGATTAAATCTGGACAAACCCACGTACATCGCTATTTACAGCCTCTCCTAGAACGCATTCAAAATCAAGAAATTGACCCTTCTTTTGTCATTACTCACAAAATGAAGTTGGAAGACGCACCTAAAGGTTACAAGATTTTCCGCGATAAAGAAGACAATTGCATCAAAGTTGTCCTCACACCCTAGTTAATTGATAGAGACGTAGCAATGCTACGTCTCTACAGGAAATTTTAGGAGAGAAAGGCGATCGCTTCACAGTTTATCTTTTTTCCCAGTCCCCAGTCCCCAGTCACCAGTCCCCAGTCCCCAGTCACCAGTCCCCAATTTCCTAACGTGGACGAAATAGATGATAATGGTCAGGATGGTAGAGACGCGATCGCGCTTTTTTCCCTGACAAAGCAGGACTAATCAAGTACAAAGTTGTCCGAATTAAGTTATTTTCTTGAGTAACTTTTGCCATTTTGTCAAGGGTTGTCAAGAAAATCTTTTCATCTTCCCAACCGACGCGGAAGCAAACAGCTACGGGTGTTTCCGGTGGATAATGTACCAACAACTTAGCTTGAGCTTTTTCCACATGACGGGCGGCGAGATATAAGCACAAACTGGCTTTATGGGCTGCTAAAGCAGTTAATTCTTCACTTTCCGGAACTTTTGAAGCAGCGCCACTAATGCGCGTCAGAACGATTGTTTGCACCAAATTAGGAACCGTTAATTCTACGTTTAATTTCGCTGCGGCTGCTTGGAAAGCACTAATTCCAGGAATCAACTCAAAAGGGATATTTTCCTCAGCTAAAAGGTGCATTTGTTCGTGAATTGCGCTATATAGAGTTAGATCGCCAGAATGGAGACGTACTACCGAGAGATTAGCCTTGACACGCGCGATCGCCAAAGGCAAAATTTCTTCTAAAGTCTTATTACTCGTATTCAGCAACTCTGCATCAGCCCGCACAAACTGCAAAATTTGCTTCGGTACTAACGAATCAGCATAAATAATAACATCCGCCGCTTGGAGAACTTTTACTGCTTTGAGCGTCAGTAAATCAGGATCGCCGGGACCCGCCCCAATAAAGTAAACTGCTGGTTGAAGAGAAGATGGAGACGCTTGGTACATAAATCAGAGAAAAAATTTTCCAAATTATCCTGATGATAGTTCCTAGCTAGAGAATAATGTACAGTAGATGCACCCTGGTTCGGCTCTAGAGTTTCCCCTCTAGAGCTTTTATTATGGCGATTTTTCCGGATGACAGCTAAGTCCCTGGAAAAAAGAAAGTGGTAGATGCACCCTTGTTTAGCTCTAGAGTTTCCCCTCTGGGGCTTTTTATTTGGCGATTTTTCCGGATTTGAGAGAAGTTCCCAGAAAAAAGAAAGTGGTAGATGCACCCTGATTTAGCTCTAGAGTTTCCCCTCTGGGGCTTTTTTACTTTATTTGACGATTTTTCCTGATTGAAGCCAAATCCCTGGAAAAAAGAAAGTGGTAGATGCACCCTGGTTTGGCTCTAGAGTTTCCCCTCTAGGGCTTTTTTATTGTGTGTGTTTAGGTGTTAGTTTGTTCTGGAGTGGACTGTTGTTGAGGAGGGACGACATCCGGGAGACGACGCTTGAGTAGATACAGCCAAGCTAGTCCGAGTAAACCAAATGCGATCGCCATTAAACTTATCAGTTGGGCTACCCGTAGCGGTCCAAACATCAAGCTATCAGTGCGCAATCCCTCGATCCAAACTCGACCGCAACTATAAGCTACCATATAAACTAACGCTAGAGTACCTGTTTTCAGTTTTCCTCGATGGCGCAATCCCCAAAAGAAAAGATACATCAGCAAAGCAAAGACCATTAAGTTCCACAAAGATTCATAAAGAAAAGTAGGGTGAAAATACTCATAGTCGATATACTCCAAAGGACGACGGTTAGGAGGAATATACAACTTCCAAGGTAAATCCGTGGGAGCACCAAAAGCTTCAGAATTGAAAAAATTACCCCAACGTCCGATCGCTTGTCCTAAAATTAAAGAAGGGACAACCAAGTCAGCTAACAGCCAAACCGAAATTTTATTCAAACGACTAAAAATTAAAGTGGCGATCGTCCCACCAATAATTGCGCCGTGAATAGCAATACCACCTTTCCAGATTGCGATAATTTCTTCTGGACGTTGAGCGTATTCTTGCCACTGAAACAAGACATAGTAAAGTCTAGCACAGGGAATCGCCGCAATTACCAACCAAATTGCCAAATCTGCTAAAAGATCTGGGTTGACATGACGACGCGAAGCGAGATATTGAGATAAGGTAACGCCAATTAAAACGGCTGAAGCTATTAATAAGCCATACCAGCGAATAGTTAGCGGACCAATTTCCAAGATAATTGGACCTGGAGATTGAAATTGAAAGGCTAAGAGTAGCATTAGCGATAGATAAAGTTGAGATTAAATAAAAAAAGGCTTCAAGTAATAGTGTACTGACTAACGGATCTAAATTCTCACCCCTAGTAAACTACCTTAAGTTTCCATCCTCCCATTAGCTGTCTAAGTAAAATAAACATTATCAATTCGTTTGATCTTACCATTCAAACTACCACTCTCGAAATCTTCAATATCTGCACCCACTTGCCTTTCTAATAACTTTAATTCACCTAACTCAGAAATAGCGATCGCCACATAAATTATCCGCAAACAACTACCCACAATTGTCCCAGATTCCGCAACTTGAATACTGGTTAAAACTATCCCCCATAATTAATCCTTTCTGCATCACAATCGTCAAAAAAATGGTAAAACTACTTAGCCTTTCCCTTTGCGCCTTTGCACCTTTGCGCGAAATACTTCTACAATCAAAATAAGAACCGAGAAAAAAACTAAGAATTAATGGCTATTCAAAGCAAAGATAACTTAACTAAAATTAACAACCAAGAACCATTACTAGGCAAATCTTTAAACGAATTAACCGAGTGGGTGCAACAACAGGGACAACCGAGCTATCGTGGTAAACAATTATATCAGTGGCTTTACCAACAAGGAGCGCGATCGCTCTCTGAGATCACCGTATTTCCCAAACAATGGCGCGAAACGGTGAAAGATTACCCCCTAGGTCGCTCTACTATAGATTACCAGAGTGTTGCCCCAGACCGAACCCGTAAATATCTGCTTCGTCTGGCTGACGATCTAATTATCGAAACTGTGGGAATTCCTACCAGTAAACGTCTCACGGTTTGTGTTTCTTCGCAAGTCGGTTGTCCGATGCAGTGCGATTTTTGCGCGACTGGAAAGGGTGAGTATATTCGTAACCTGAAACATCATGAAATTGTCGATCAGGTGTTAACTGTCCAAGCGGATTTTCAAGAACGAGTTAGTAATGTAGTATTTATGGGGATGGGTGAACCGTTGTTGAATATCAAAGAAGTAGTAGCGGCGGTGCGATCGCTAAATGAAGATGTGGGGATCTCCCAGCGATCGCTAACTATTTCTACTGTCGGTCTTCCCGGACGCATTCGTCAACTCGCCCAACATCAATTACAAGTTACTTTCGCTGTTAGTCTTCACGCCCCTAACCAAAAATTACGCGCACAACTTATTCCTAGCGCTAGTCACTATCCCCTGGATAAATTATTAGCAGAATGTCGCGAATACGTCCAAATTACCGGGCGCAGAGTAACTTTTGAATACATTCTTTTAGCTGAAGTAAATGACTTACCTCAACACGCTTTAGAATTAGCCAAAAAACTCCGTGGCTTTCAAACTCACGTCAATCTTATTCCCTACAACCCAATTGTGGAAGTAGACTATCAACGCCCCAGCCAACAACGAATAGAAGCATTCACCGAAGTGCTGAGGCGCGAAAATATTGCGGTTAGCGTGCGTTATTCTCGTGGCTTAGAAACTGATGCCGCTTGTGGGCAACTTCGTGCTTCTCGTCACTAGCCATAATTAGCATTTATTCCCGGAGCGTAAGCTTCAACAACTTTACCCGTGCGGGAGCAATTTACCATTAAATAGTCACATTCATTACATTCAGTTTGCACGAGCTGATTATTTGTAAAGTAATGACGTTGACATTGACTCCCGCAATTAGGACAGCGCACTATTTGGGTTAAACGCATTTTCAAACCTTGAATTTTTTTTGTTAAAGTCATTTTAAATGCTAAATCTAATGACTGTTTCCAGCCATTAATTACTCAAAAATTGATTATCTTTGCTGAAAGAACTATTTCTTTCATCTCTATTTATTATTTCAATTTTTCTTTTCGATGTCAATCTAGCTGGAGATGGATCTTGTCTCAAATACTGTCGATCCCCGTAGTTTTCTCGTTTATATGGTTCGAGCGCAAGGCAATTTTGGTTAGCCAGACATCTTGCCTAAAAATGACGATTAGTAGCCCAATTAGTCGTCAGGGAGATTAATTGCGGTTGTCTTCTTAGTTTTTCGCTGTTTTCTACAGTAATTCTTCAGTATTACCGAGAAAAAAATCTTAAGAATTAATTAAGGTTGTTGCTTGGACCAGAAGTTGGATTTTTCTATGAAAAGATAATAGTACTGACGCGATCGCAACTGGGAAATAACCTCTAACGTTTCACCTCTGTGAAAAAGTTAGGAAAATCTTCACAATTGATGCTGAAAATTAATTTAAATAACTGTCATGATAAACTAACCTCAGCCAAAATAACTTGACAATCAAACTTGTGGAAGCTCAACCCAGAGAAATCCAAAACTATCAAACAGTCGAGGGAAGAAGTCCTTTTGAAGAATGGCTTGAGTCTCTTAGGGACAGTAGAGGTAAACTAATAGTTGATAAGCGAATTAGGCGTGTTAGGGTAGGTAATCTAGGAGACTATCGTTCAGTAGGAGACGGGATATTTGAGTTAAGAATTGATTACGGTCCCGGCTACAGAGTATATTTTGGACAAGTAGGAACTACCCTAGTGCTTCTTCTTTGTGGTGGGGATAAAAGTAGCCAAAAGCAAGATATTCTCAAAGCAAAAGAATATTGGAGAAATTATGAAAGACGTAAAAGTATCACCCAGTAGAAACTATCATGAATATCTCATGGAAGCTCTGCAAGATCCAGAAAGAGCGGCTGGAAATATTGAAGTTGCTTTAGAAATCGAAGCAGGAAAACCCGAACCAGAAATACTCCACCTAACCCTAAAAGATATTATCGATTCTCGCGTCGCGGCAAATAATCTTTCACCCGAAGCTAAACTACACTATGAGAAACTGGCTAAAATTCTCTCAGAAACACAAGGTGTAGAAATTTTTACTTTCATTGAGTTACTATCGGCATTAGGCTTTCGTTTAGCGGTTGTTTCTACATGATGATTGCCACATCTCAATTATCATTATTACTACCTTCTTCTACCGCCGCAAGTTTCAATATTACCAGCTTCATCTAAGGAGATTTGATTTCCTTGTCCACACTGAAATCCACCAAAATTTTGATCTCTTCGGAGCGTACAAAATTCTAGCGTGTTATTAGGATAAAATTGGGCTAAACCCCCTTGTTGACATTCTATTCCGGCAAATCTTCTGTCTTTACTCAAGAGACATTTTTTCAGATTCCCGTTTTCGTGTAAACTAATTTTACTAGCCTCTTGACAATAGATACCTTGATAGTTTTGCTCTAAATGCAAGGTGCATTCTCTTAAATTGCCGTTTGCATATAAGCTAATACTATAATTTTGATTGCATCTGATGCCAGAAATAACGCGGGTGGTGGTAGTATTTGCTTTTAATGGTTGAGGTGAAAAAGTGTTTATTGCTCCTAATCCTAGGAATGTTACTACTATGACTAATCTATTTTTAAAGCTCATGATTTCACTCTGATTTTTGGGTTTTATTGCTCGGTAATTTTGGTCATTTAGTTAGTTGTCTGAGATGTTTCGCTACGCTCAACATGACAATTAAGGGTTAGATGTTTGGCTGCATTAAACATGACAATTGTGGTTAGGTTTTACTCACCTTTTTTTCACTTGTCTGAGATGTTTCGCTGCGCTCAACATGAGAATTAATTTGGCTTTAATATCACTTAAATGAAATAAAATTTCCAGTAAATGGCGATCGCTAAAGGGTACAATTTGACTCAGAATTCCAACTCTAAGCAAATTGTGCAAGAAACTCTTTCTCGGTCGCTTCTAGTACCCAATTCGCGATCGCCGTTTACTCTTCAACTTCCTAAACTCAAAATGACCAAAGCAAAATTTGCTAATATTAGCATCATACCAGAGAAAGAAAAATAGCGATCGCTCTTTAAGCTGGATGAAAATAATTGTAAATTTCCTGTGCTAATACTGAACCAATACCGGGAACTGCTTGTAATTGTTGAAGATTTGCTTCGCGAATGTAGTCAATAGAATGAAAATGTGCTAATAGTTCTTTTTGTCTAGCAAAGCCTAAACCGGGAATGTCATCGAGACGCGATCGCCGCAGCTTACTTGTACGTTGTTGACGATGAAAACTAACTGCAAAGCGGTGGGCTTCGTCTCTCAATCTTCGCAAAAGTTGCACTCCTGGTTGTTCGGAATTCGTGTGTAAAGGTAAAGATTCTCCTGGTAAAAATATCTCTTCTCTTTGCTTGGCTAAACTCACTACGCGCACATCTTCAAGTAAGTTTAAATCTTGCAAAACGGCGACAACTGCTGATAGTTGACCTTTGCCACCATCAATCATAATTAAATCGGGAAAATCAGGATTTCCTTGACGTTCTAAACTTGTATTTTCAGCATATTTCCGAAAGCGACGGCGAATAACTTCCGCCATACTCGCAAAGTCATCTGAATGTCCAGCCCTAACATTAGGGTCTTTAATTTTATAATGACGATAATGTTGTTTGGCGGCTACTCCATCCACAAAAACTACTTGGGAAGCAACTGCATTTGCACCTTGAATGTGAGAAA
This Oscillatoria salina IIICB1 DNA region includes the following protein-coding sequences:
- a CDS encoding zinc-binding dehydrogenase, whose product is MAIDRIPERLALAKAANAEVLNYEEIDVGEAVKEMTGGRGPDACIDAVGMEAHGTDAMALYDKVKQAVRLETGRALVLRQAMATPTLRYAACRKGGTVSVPGVYGGFIDKMPMGAVVNKGLTIKSGQTHVHRYLQPLLERIQNQEIDPSFVITHKMKLEDAPKGYKIFRDKEDNCIKVVLTP
- a CDS encoding alcohol dehydrogenase catalytic domain-containing protein: MKAVCWHGAKDVRVDNVPEPKILNPRDAIIKITSTAICGSDLHLYDGFIPTMESGDILGHEFMGEVVEVGSGVSNLKNGDRVVIPFTISCGNCFFCNRDLWSLCDNSNPNAWMAEKFYGHSPSGLFGYSHLLGGYAGGQAEYARVPFADVGPLKVPDGLTDEQVLFLTDIFPTGYMAAENCNIQPGDTVAIWGCGPVGQFAIRSAYML
- a CDS encoding replication restart DNA helicase PriA, which codes for MTLTKKIQGLKMRLTQIVRCPNCGSQCQRHYFTNNQLVQTECNECDYLMVNCSRTGKVVEAYAPGINANYG
- the cobM gene encoding precorrin-4 C(11)-methyltransferase; protein product: MYQASPSSLQPAVYFIGAGPGDPDLLTLKAVKVLQAADVIIYADSLVPKQILQFVRADAELLNTSNKTLEEILPLAIARVKANLSVVRLHSGDLTLYSAIHEQMHLLAEENIPFELIPGISAFQAAAAKLNVELTVPNLVQTIVLTRISGAASKVPESEELTALAAHKASLCLYLAARHVEKAQAKLLVHYPPETPVAVCFRVGWEDEKIFLTTLDKMAKVTQENNLIRTTLYLISPALSGKKARSRLYHPDHYHLFRPR
- a CDS encoding helix-turn-helix domain-containing transcriptional regulator translates to MKDVKVSPSRNYHEYLMEALQDPERAAGNIEVALEIEAGKPEPEILHLTLKDIIDSRVAANNLSPEAKLHYEKLAKILSETQGVEIFTFIELLSALGFRLAVVST
- the lgt gene encoding prolipoprotein diacylglyceryl transferase translates to MLLLAFQFQSPGPIILEIGPLTIRWYGLLIASAVLIGVTLSQYLASRRHVNPDLLADLAIWLVIAAIPCARLYYVLFQWQEYAQRPEEIIAIWKGGIAIHGAIIGGTIATLIFSRLNKISVWLLADLVVPSLILGQAIGRWGNFFNSEAFGAPTDLPWKLYIPPNRRPLEYIDYEYFHPTFLYESLWNLMVFALLMYLFFWGLRHRGKLKTGTLALVYMVAYSCGRVWIEGLRTDSLMFGPLRVAQLISLMAIAFGLLGLAWLYLLKRRLPDVVPPQQQSTPEQTNT
- a CDS encoding SRPBCC family protein, producing MEEVTNIGKKPNQPDSKEVENWASLIGGGALVLLGLKERSLRGVLMTLAGGGLVYHGMPKENLGDKAQAALGLNQTIKAEKTVTINKPVAELYNYWHNFENLPTFMEHLQSVTVQDEKRSHWVAKAPLDTKIEWDAEIIKDEPNHLIAWASVDNADIENSGFVRFQPAPAGRGTQVKVAIEYNPPGGIVTDALAKLFGESPEQRVGNELSRFKQLMEAGEIATIAGQPQGS
- the rlmN gene encoding 23S rRNA (adenine(2503)-C(2))-methyltransferase RlmN; the protein is MAIQSKDNLTKINNQEPLLGKSLNELTEWVQQQGQPSYRGKQLYQWLYQQGARSLSEITVFPKQWRETVKDYPLGRSTIDYQSVAPDRTRKYLLRLADDLIIETVGIPTSKRLTVCVSSQVGCPMQCDFCATGKGEYIRNLKHHEIVDQVLTVQADFQERVSNVVFMGMGEPLLNIKEVVAAVRSLNEDVGISQRSLTISTVGLPGRIRQLAQHQLQVTFAVSLHAPNQKLRAQLIPSASHYPLDKLLAECREYVQITGRRVTFEYILLAEVNDLPQHALELAKKLRGFQTHVNLIPYNPIVEVDYQRPSQQRIEAFTEVLRRENIAVSVRYSRGLETDAACGQLRASRH
- a CDS encoding type II toxin-antitoxin system RelE/ParE family toxin, with the translated sequence MEAQPREIQNYQTVEGRSPFEEWLESLRDSRGKLIVDKRIRRVRVGNLGDYRSVGDGIFELRIDYGPGYRVYFGQVGTTLVLLLCGGDKSSQKQDILKAKEYWRNYERRKSITQ